From the genome of Haloterrigena sp. KLK7, one region includes:
- a CDS encoding APC family permease has translation MDGASPSTEGTNIEGESPETEPTTETDEATITDDAELERTLGLTGGLAIGIGTMIGAGIFVFPGLAAGRAGPAAAGSFAIGAAVALLVALPASELATAMPKSGGGYYFISRALGALAGAVVGLSLWFGLVFATAFYLVGFGYYAVDTLAELGIAVGEGLVIPVALLFGAGFTVLNVTGTENAAKLQNGIVALLLSILVTFLAYGSLDAVGLVGEPAAPERFAPFGAMPVLTTAALVFTSYLGFAQVATVAGEMRNPGRNLPLAMVGSVLVVGVLYVVTIFVATSAFGSEALAGFGETAMVEVGRHYLGAAGAFAIVFGGLLATMSSANASILSTSRAIYAVSRDALLPKRASRINLRYGTPHVALGLAGGPILVLTATGQVELLAEVASFLHLIMYGLICVALIALRRNEPAWYDPDFRVPGYPFVPILGAITSFAMLGFMQPASQLVGVGIMIATAGWYAYYARDVSLRGEL, from the coding sequence ATGGACGGCGCATCGCCGTCGACCGAGGGCACGAACATCGAGGGCGAGTCTCCGGAAACCGAGCCCACCACTGAGACGGACGAGGCGACGATCACCGACGACGCCGAACTCGAGCGGACTCTCGGACTCACCGGCGGTCTCGCGATCGGGATCGGGACGATGATCGGCGCGGGGATCTTCGTCTTCCCGGGACTGGCGGCCGGCCGGGCCGGACCCGCCGCGGCGGGGTCGTTCGCCATCGGGGCCGCCGTCGCCCTGCTGGTCGCGCTCCCGGCCTCGGAGCTCGCGACGGCGATGCCCAAGAGCGGCGGCGGCTACTACTTCATCTCGCGAGCGCTCGGCGCGCTCGCGGGCGCCGTCGTCGGGCTGTCGCTGTGGTTCGGACTGGTGTTCGCGACGGCGTTCTACCTCGTGGGCTTCGGCTACTACGCAGTCGACACGCTCGCCGAACTCGGTATCGCGGTCGGCGAGGGACTGGTCATTCCGGTCGCCCTGTTGTTCGGCGCGGGCTTTACCGTCCTGAACGTGACGGGCACGGAGAACGCGGCGAAACTCCAGAACGGGATCGTCGCCCTGCTGCTGTCGATCCTCGTCACCTTCCTCGCCTACGGTAGCCTCGACGCGGTCGGGCTGGTCGGCGAGCCGGCGGCGCCCGAACGGTTCGCGCCCTTCGGCGCGATGCCGGTGTTGACGACCGCGGCGCTCGTCTTCACGTCCTATCTCGGCTTCGCGCAGGTGGCGACCGTCGCCGGCGAGATGCGGAATCCCGGTCGGAATCTCCCGCTGGCGATGGTCGGCTCCGTCCTCGTCGTCGGCGTCCTCTACGTGGTGACGATCTTCGTCGCGACGAGCGCGTTCGGCAGCGAGGCGCTCGCGGGCTTCGGCGAGACGGCGATGGTCGAGGTCGGTCGCCACTACCTCGGTGCCGCCGGCGCGTTCGCCATCGTCTTCGGCGGCCTGCTCGCGACGATGTCCAGCGCCAACGCCTCGATTCTCAGCACGTCGCGTGCCATCTACGCCGTCTCGAGGGACGCCCTGCTCCCGAAGCGGGCCAGCCGGATCAACCTCCGGTACGGCACGCCCCACGTCGCGCTCGGGCTGGCCGGCGGGCCGATCCTCGTTCTGACCGCCACCGGGCAGGTCGAACTGCTCGCCGAAGTCGCCTCCTTCCTGCATCTGATCATGTACGGGCTGATCTGCGTGGCGCTGATCGCGCTCCGGCGAAACGAACCGGCGTGGTACGACCCCGACTTCCGGGTACCGGGCTACCCGTTCGTGCCGATCCTCGGTGCGATCACCAGTTTCGCCATGCTCGGGTTCATGCAGCCGGCGTCACAGCTCGTCGGCGTCGGGATCATGATCGCGACCGCCGGCTGGTACGCCTATTACGCCAGGGACGTGTCCCTGCGGGGTGAGCTATGA
- a CDS encoding tRNA-binding protein, whose amino-acid sequence MVESPFDVDIRVGEVLDAEPFPETNKPKMTKLWIDLGEDHGEVQSAAQLDHHYDPEELEGRQVLCATNLGSVRIAGFKSEALTVGVPDEEEFPVLVEPEQDVPLGGPLF is encoded by the coding sequence ATGGTCGAGAGTCCATTCGACGTCGACATCCGCGTCGGCGAGGTGCTGGACGCCGAACCGTTCCCCGAAACGAACAAGCCGAAGATGACGAAGCTGTGGATCGACCTCGGCGAGGACCACGGCGAGGTCCAGTCGGCCGCGCAGCTGGACCACCACTACGACCCCGAGGAGCTCGAGGGGCGACAGGTCCTCTGTGCGACGAACCTCGGCTCCGTCCGGATCGCCGGCTTCAAATCCGAGGCGCTGACCGTCGGCGTCCCGGACGAGGAGGAGTTCCCGGTGCTCGTCGAACCCGAACAGGACGTGCCCCTGGGCGGCCCGCTGTTCTGA
- a CDS encoding LLM class flavin-dependent oxidoreductase, giving the protein MSADESGSGSATDDSASAADLDVGLVLPQYGTDVGTVRDTALEAEALGYDAVWLEDHFQSWIGDPRRGVHEPWTTLGALAEATDEIRLGTLVTSRDYRHPALLAKMAAQVDRLSDGRLELGLGGGWYADEYERFGYEFREPPAERLRRLAETVEILQGLWTTDGYSHEGEHLEVDLEEAFCEPRPVQDPHPPIWIGGGGEAFTLRYTAELADGWNFGTLAPEGFADKLEVLREHCESEARYDEIRKSAELFVFVGETTDDAEAKRERFADEYLPDEPAEPREFFLSGYVETAPTGTPEDVRDRLAEYAGAGIEEVMLVVPDAADDGDESLALLADEVLA; this is encoded by the coding sequence ATGAGCGCCGACGAGTCCGGTTCCGGCTCCGCGACCGACGACTCGGCGTCCGCTGCCGACCTCGACGTCGGACTCGTTCTCCCGCAGTACGGGACCGACGTCGGGACGGTTCGGGACACGGCTCTCGAGGCCGAAGCGCTCGGCTACGACGCGGTCTGGCTCGAGGACCACTTCCAGTCGTGGATCGGCGACCCGCGGCGGGGCGTCCACGAGCCCTGGACGACGCTCGGCGCCCTCGCGGAAGCCACCGACGAGATTCGGCTCGGCACGCTCGTCACGAGTCGGGACTACCGCCACCCCGCGCTGCTGGCGAAGATGGCCGCGCAGGTCGACCGGCTCAGCGACGGCCGCCTCGAACTCGGCCTCGGCGGGGGCTGGTACGCCGACGAGTACGAGCGGTTCGGCTACGAGTTCCGGGAACCGCCCGCGGAGCGGCTCCGACGGCTCGCCGAGACCGTCGAAATCTTACAGGGGCTGTGGACGACCGACGGCTACAGCCACGAGGGCGAGCACCTCGAGGTCGACCTCGAGGAGGCCTTCTGCGAGCCCCGGCCAGTTCAGGACCCCCACCCGCCGATCTGGATCGGCGGCGGGGGCGAGGCGTTCACGCTGCGGTACACCGCCGAACTCGCCGACGGCTGGAACTTCGGCACCTTAGCGCCCGAGGGCTTCGCCGACAAGCTCGAGGTACTGCGCGAGCACTGCGAGAGCGAGGCGCGCTACGACGAGATCCGCAAGTCGGCCGAGCTGTTCGTCTTCGTCGGCGAGACGACCGACGACGCCGAGGCGAAGCGCGAGCGGTTCGCCGACGAGTACCTCCCCGACGAGCCCGCGGAGCCCCGCGAGTTCTTCCTCTCGGGGTACGTCGAGACGGCGCCGACGGGGACGCCCGAGGACGTCCGCGACCGACTCGCGGAGTACGCCGGCGCCGGGATCGAGGAGGTCATGCTCGTCGTCCCCGACGCGGCCGACGACGGGGACGAGAGCCTCGCGCTGCTGGCCGACGAGGTCCTCGCGTAA
- a CDS encoding glucose 1-dehydrogenase, protein MHEPEFGVAGETAIVTGASQGIGESIARTLAAGGANVAICSRSMDRVGPVAEEINAADDAGEALAVECNVREREQVQNLVDETIDEFGDIDILVNNAGGEFVAPFEEISENGWQTIVDLNLNSTVHCTQLAGEVMREGSGGVIINLSSVNGQHAAPGESHYGASKAAIIRLTETLAVEWAEHDIRVNCVAPGLIQTPGVAETLGIDSEDMPPREKAERRIGHPEEIADVVQFLASPAASFMNGETVTAKGVPRAGNSMSQDLGLE, encoded by the coding sequence ATGCACGAACCGGAGTTCGGCGTCGCGGGCGAGACGGCGATCGTCACCGGCGCGAGTCAGGGTATCGGCGAATCGATCGCGAGGACGCTCGCGGCCGGCGGTGCGAACGTCGCGATCTGTTCGCGCTCGATGGACCGCGTTGGGCCGGTCGCGGAGGAGATCAACGCGGCGGACGACGCGGGCGAGGCGCTGGCCGTCGAGTGTAACGTCCGCGAGCGCGAGCAGGTGCAGAACCTAGTCGACGAAACGATCGACGAGTTCGGCGACATCGATATCCTCGTGAACAACGCCGGCGGGGAGTTCGTCGCGCCGTTCGAAGAGATCTCCGAGAACGGCTGGCAGACGATCGTCGACCTCAACTTAAACAGCACCGTCCACTGCACGCAACTGGCCGGCGAGGTCATGCGCGAGGGGTCTGGCGGCGTCATCATCAACCTCTCGTCGGTCAACGGCCAGCACGCCGCGCCCGGCGAGAGCCACTACGGCGCCTCGAAGGCGGCGATCATCCGGCTGACCGAGACGCTGGCCGTCGAGTGGGCCGAACACGATATTCGCGTCAACTGCGTCGCGCCGGGCCTGATCCAGACGCCCGGCGTCGCCGAGACGCTGGGCATCGACAGCGAGGACATGCCGCCCCGCGAGAAGGCGGAACGGCGCATCGGTCATCCCGAGGAGATCGCCGACGTCGTGCAGTTCCTCGCCAGTCCCGCGGCCTCGTTCATGAACGGCGAGACCGTGACGGCGAAGGGCGTTCCGCGAGCCGGGAACTCGATGTCGCAGGATCTGGGGCTCGAATAG
- a CDS encoding universal stress protein, with amino-acid sequence MTRVLVPLAILEGESVSPGLTTLLEPVDVTVLGYHVVPEQTPPDQARLQYEDRATAALEDLAATFRTAGTSADHRLVFTHDREQTIDRTAAETGTDATAVTGASGRIDRILVALTGDVAVDRIVRFVAALIDDREIGVTLLLATDDAGRDAGGELLETAAGGLSSRGIDVETELVVDAPTVESLLEAAADHDAIVVGERTPSLRSLVLGEEADRIAVESVAPVLVIRDVDGPPAADDA; translated from the coding sequence ATGACGCGGGTTCTCGTCCCGCTGGCGATCCTCGAGGGCGAGTCCGTCTCGCCCGGGCTGACGACGCTGCTCGAGCCGGTCGACGTGACCGTGCTCGGCTACCACGTCGTGCCCGAGCAGACGCCGCCGGACCAGGCGCGACTGCAGTACGAGGACCGGGCGACCGCGGCCCTCGAGGACCTCGCCGCGACGTTCCGGACGGCCGGTACGAGCGCCGATCACCGCCTCGTGTTCACCCACGACCGGGAGCAGACGATCGATCGGACCGCGGCGGAGACGGGGACGGACGCCACCGCAGTCACGGGAGCGAGCGGACGGATCGACCGAATTCTCGTGGCGCTAACGGGCGACGTGGCCGTCGATCGGATCGTCCGGTTCGTCGCCGCGTTGATCGACGATCGCGAGATCGGGGTCACGCTGCTGCTGGCGACGGACGACGCGGGTCGTGACGCGGGCGGGGAACTGCTCGAAACGGCCGCTGGCGGCCTCTCCAGTCGCGGTATCGACGTCGAAACCGAGCTCGTCGTCGACGCGCCGACCGTCGAATCGCTGCTCGAGGCCGCGGCCGACCACGACGCGATCGTCGTGGGCGAACGAACTCCCTCGCTCCGGTCGCTCGTCCTCGGCGAGGAGGCCGACCGGATCGCCGTCGAGTCGGTCGCCCCGGTCCTCGTGATTCGCGACGTCGACGGGCCACCGGCTGCGGACGACGCCTGA
- a CDS encoding dihydrodipicolinate synthase family protein: MDLQQALRGITTPLVTPFDPDSSDVDEPALRNVIDRLLENDIDAVFPCGTTGEFASLAPEERRRVHEIAVDAVDGEVPVLAGAAATSVAEAVDYAEEAAEIGADAAVVTPAYFHTANAPEGNQRFLERIADRSPLPLLLYNIPACTGQRLEPETVETVAGHDNIVGLKDSSGDLEYFLSVMRRTPEEFRMLQGYDALLVPALRMGADGGVNALSNAVPEQLTELYEKYDGERGDELQDAVSGLFDACATYGFAPAAKTALEYRGVIPSDAVRPPLVEVPADGRETIGSAIDALI, from the coding sequence ATGGATCTCCAGCAGGCACTCCGGGGAATCACCACGCCGCTCGTCACTCCCTTCGATCCCGACTCGAGCGACGTCGACGAACCCGCGCTCCGAAACGTCATCGACCGCCTCCTCGAGAACGACATCGACGCCGTCTTTCCCTGCGGCACCACGGGCGAGTTCGCCAGCCTCGCTCCCGAGGAACGACGGCGCGTCCACGAAATCGCGGTCGACGCGGTCGACGGCGAGGTCCCTGTCCTCGCGGGCGCCGCGGCCACGAGCGTCGCCGAAGCGGTCGACTACGCGGAGGAGGCCGCCGAGATCGGCGCCGACGCTGCGGTCGTCACGCCGGCGTACTTCCACACCGCGAACGCGCCCGAGGGGAACCAGCGGTTCCTCGAGCGGATCGCCGATCGATCCCCGTTGCCGCTCCTGCTGTACAATATCCCGGCCTGTACGGGCCAGCGACTGGAACCGGAGACCGTTGAAACCGTCGCCGGCCACGATAATATCGTCGGTCTGAAGGACTCGAGCGGCGACCTCGAGTACTTCCTGTCGGTCATGCGCCGGACGCCGGAGGAGTTCCGCATGCTGCAGGGGTACGACGCGCTCCTCGTCCCCGCGCTCCGGATGGGCGCCGACGGTGGAGTGAACGCGCTGTCGAACGCTGTGCCCGAGCAGTTGACCGAACTGTACGAGAAGTACGACGGCGAGCGCGGCGACGAACTGCAGGACGCCGTCAGCGGACTCTTCGACGCGTGCGCCACCTACGGGTTCGCGCCGGCGGCGAAGACGGCGCTCGAGTACCGCGGCGTGATCCCCTCGGACGCCGTCCGGCCGCCGCTGGTCGAGGTCCCCGCGGACGGCCGCGAGACGATCGGGAGCGCGATCGACGCGTTGATCTAG
- the mutS gene encoding DNA mismatch repair protein MutS has protein sequence MTEATGIVGEFFSLKEDTDADLLTMQCGDFYEFFGEDAEIVSDELDLKVSQKSSHGSSYPMAGVPVDDLTPYLKALVERGYRVAVADQYETDSGHAREIVRVVTPGTLLETTDADAQYLAAVVDGTGGSASGRGSSGNDDGYGLAFADVTTGRFLVADAADADDALTELYRFDPVEVLPGPDVRTDDDLLNTVRERINAALTLHETEAFAPKRAAHTVREQFGEETVDRLAVGDSTLAAAGAILDYVAETGTGVLASMTRVQAHHGDDHVTLDATTQRNLELTETMQGEREGSLFATIDHTETSAGGRLLKEWLQRPRRSLETLERRQESVAALSSAALARDELQDRLGDAYDLARLASKASHGSADARDLLSVRQTLAVLPALAEVLESNPELAASPLSEIVERPDRAAASELRESLEEAIAEEPPSTVTQGGLFRTGYDDELDEVIERHEEIKRWLDTLAEREKKQHGLSHVTVDRNKTDGYYIQVGKSAADGVPDHYEEIKTLKNSKRFTTDELEEKEREILRLEEQRGDLEYELFEELREEVADRAELLQDVGRALATVDALASLATHAAENRWVQPELHRGDRLDIEQGRHPVVEQTTEFVPNDVRLDEDRGFLVVTGPNMSGKSTYMRQVAGIVLLAQIGSFVPAESAEIGLVDGIFTRVGALDELAQGRSTFMVEMSELSNILHTATEDSLVILDEVGRGTATYDGISIAWAATEYLHNEVRAKTLFATHYHELTGLAEKLPRVANVHVAADERDGDVTFLRTVRDGPTDRSYGIHVADLAGVPDPVVERSRDVLERLREEKAIEAKGGASSEPVQTVFDLGDGEFRGPANADGGEPAERNETDQQGETVDSEAKAVLEEFAEIDVNTTPPIELVTEVQKLQERLEDGE, from the coding sequence ATGACAGAGGCGACGGGTATCGTCGGGGAGTTCTTCTCGCTCAAGGAGGACACCGACGCCGATCTGCTGACGATGCAGTGTGGCGACTTCTACGAGTTCTTCGGCGAGGACGCCGAGATCGTCAGCGACGAACTCGATCTCAAGGTCTCCCAGAAGTCCTCGCACGGCTCGTCGTATCCGATGGCCGGCGTGCCGGTCGACGATCTGACGCCCTATCTGAAGGCCCTGGTCGAGCGCGGCTACCGCGTCGCGGTCGCCGACCAGTACGAGACCGACTCCGGCCACGCCCGCGAGATCGTCCGCGTCGTCACGCCGGGCACGCTGCTCGAGACGACCGACGCCGACGCCCAGTACCTGGCAGCGGTCGTCGACGGTACCGGCGGGAGCGCCAGTGGGCGCGGCTCGAGCGGGAACGACGACGGCTACGGCCTCGCGTTCGCGGACGTGACCACGGGACGGTTCCTCGTGGCCGACGCGGCGGACGCCGACGACGCGCTGACGGAACTGTACCGGTTCGATCCCGTCGAGGTGCTGCCGGGGCCCGACGTGCGAACGGACGACGACCTGCTGAATACGGTCCGCGAACGGATCAACGCCGCGCTGACCCTTCACGAGACGGAGGCCTTTGCGCCCAAACGGGCCGCCCATACTGTCCGGGAGCAGTTCGGCGAGGAGACGGTCGACCGGCTCGCCGTCGGCGACTCGACCCTGGCGGCCGCCGGCGCGATTCTGGACTACGTCGCGGAGACTGGAACCGGCGTGCTCGCCTCGATGACCCGGGTTCAGGCCCACCACGGCGACGACCACGTCACGCTGGACGCGACCACCCAGCGCAACCTCGAGCTGACCGAGACGATGCAGGGCGAGCGCGAGGGCTCGCTGTTCGCGACGATCGATCACACCGAGACCAGCGCGGGCGGCCGCCTGCTCAAGGAGTGGCTCCAGCGGCCGAGACGGTCGCTCGAGACGCTCGAGCGCCGTCAGGAGAGCGTCGCGGCGCTGTCGTCGGCGGCGCTGGCCCGCGACGAGTTACAGGATCGACTGGGTGACGCCTACGACCTCGCGCGGCTGGCCTCGAAGGCCAGCCACGGCAGCGCCGACGCGCGGGATCTGCTGTCGGTCCGCCAGACGCTCGCGGTCCTGCCCGCGCTCGCGGAGGTCCTCGAGTCGAATCCCGAACTGGCGGCGTCGCCGCTGTCGGAGATCGTCGAGAGACCCGACCGCGCCGCCGCGAGCGAGCTTCGAGAGTCGCTCGAGGAGGCCATCGCCGAGGAGCCGCCGTCGACGGTGACGCAGGGCGGGCTCTTTCGGACGGGCTATGACGACGAGTTGGACGAGGTGATCGAGCGCCACGAGGAGATCAAACGGTGGCTCGACACGCTCGCCGAGCGAGAGAAGAAACAGCACGGACTCTCGCACGTGACCGTCGACCGGAACAAGACCGACGGCTACTACATTCAGGTCGGGAAATCGGCCGCGGACGGCGTCCCCGACCACTACGAGGAGATCAAGACGCTCAAGAACTCCAAACGGTTCACCACCGACGAACTCGAGGAGAAGGAGCGCGAGATTCTGCGCCTCGAGGAGCAGCGGGGCGACCTCGAGTACGAACTGTTCGAGGAGTTACGCGAGGAGGTCGCCGACCGGGCCGAACTGCTCCAGGACGTCGGCCGGGCGCTGGCGACCGTCGACGCGCTGGCGAGTCTGGCGACCCACGCGGCCGAAAATCGGTGGGTCCAGCCCGAGTTACACCGGGGCGACCGCCTCGACATCGAGCAGGGACGCCACCCGGTCGTCGAGCAGACGACGGAGTTCGTCCCCAACGACGTGCGACTGGACGAGGATCGGGGGTTCCTCGTCGTCACGGGTCCCAACATGTCCGGGAAGTCGACGTACATGCGACAGGTCGCCGGGATCGTCCTGTTGGCCCAGATCGGCAGCTTCGTCCCCGCCGAGTCGGCCGAGATCGGACTGGTCGACGGCATCTTCACCCGCGTCGGTGCGCTGGACGAACTCGCACAGGGCCGATCGACGTTCATGGTCGAGATGAGCGAACTCTCGAACATCCTCCACACCGCGACCGAGGACTCCCTCGTCATCCTCGACGAGGTGGGCCGCGGCACGGCGACCTACGACGGCATCTCCATCGCGTGGGCCGCGACGGAGTATCTCCACAACGAGGTACGGGCGAAGACGCTGTTTGCCACCCACTACCACGAGCTGACCGGCCTCGCCGAGAAGCTGCCCCGCGTCGCCAACGTCCACGTCGCGGCCGACGAGCGCGACGGCGACGTGACCTTCCTCCGAACGGTCCGGGACGGCCCGACCGACCGCTCCTACGGGATCCACGTCGCCGACCTCGCCGGCGTTCCCGACCCCGTCGTCGAGCGCTCGAGAGACGTCCTCGAGCGCCTGCGCGAGGAGAAGGCGATCGAAGCGAAGGGCGGGGCCTCGAGCGAGCCCGTTCAGACCGTCTTCGACCTCGGCGACGGCGAGTTCCGCGGGCCGGCGAACGCTGACGGCGGTGAGCCGGCGGAGCGGAACGAAACGGACCAACAGGGAGAAACGGTCGATTCCGAGGCGAAAGCGGTCCTCGAGGAGTTCGCGGAAATCGACGTCAACACGACGCCGCCGATCGAACTGGTCACGGAGGTCCAGAAGCTCCAGGAGCGGCTCGAGGACGGGGAGTAG
- a CDS encoding PIN domain-containing protein — translation MGDPQFAPNDDGPTALFLDTSGLFAYFHAQAVEHETTRAFFQDVVRGNVPYRPLYTNTYVVDELVTLLQSKATPALAREAYNRIVDSETIELIFETESRFDAVGDALQTYDDHEISFTDHMIAATMRERNVDHVLAYDGDFETLGMTVIPR, via the coding sequence ATGGGTGACCCCCAATTCGCACCGAACGACGACGGTCCGACAGCGCTATTTCTCGATACGAGCGGGCTGTTCGCGTACTTTCACGCCCAGGCTGTCGAACACGAGACGACCCGAGCGTTTTTTCAAGACGTCGTTCGAGGGAACGTTCCGTACCGACCACTGTACACGAATACGTACGTCGTCGACGAGCTAGTGACGTTACTTCAGTCGAAAGCGACGCCAGCACTCGCTCGAGAAGCGTATAATCGAATCGTCGACTCGGAGACGATCGAACTGATCTTCGAAACCGAATCCCGGTTCGATGCGGTCGGCGACGCACTGCAGACCTACGACGACCACGAGATCTCGTTCACCGACCACATGATCGCAGCCACGATGCGAGAACGAAACGTCGATCACGTCCTCGCATACGACGGTGATTTCGAAACGCTCGGGATGACTGTCATCCCCCGGTAA
- a CDS encoding universal stress protein codes for MSSPRDHRVLVPVDVLEGEAVPATVVDAFASIPVVLLGYREIPDQTAPEQARDQYGDRARAELEELRTVFEDAGCDVASRLAFTHDRLKTFERVAVAESCDAVLLLNPAPVLETVLVAIRSDVNVDHIARLLRTVLDGTDLEVTLFHVAGDESRREAGAELLETARDALVDEGVARDRIDRTVVVDGSPTEEILEAAADHDLLVVGESRPSIRRYVFRDRAERLARETVDPVLVIRGEYLEAPAEESDGEPTDEEPADVVDTVRRADDDGPESRDD; via the coding sequence ATGTCTTCACCCCGCGATCACCGCGTGCTGGTCCCCGTCGACGTCCTCGAAGGGGAGGCCGTGCCGGCGACGGTCGTCGACGCGTTCGCGTCGATCCCGGTCGTCCTGCTCGGCTACCGCGAGATACCCGACCAGACCGCACCGGAACAGGCGCGCGACCAGTACGGCGACCGCGCCCGAGCCGAACTCGAGGAGCTCCGGACCGTCTTCGAGGACGCCGGCTGCGACGTCGCGTCGCGACTCGCCTTCACCCACGACCGACTGAAGACGTTCGAACGCGTCGCGGTGGCCGAGTCCTGCGACGCCGTCCTCCTGTTGAACCCGGCGCCCGTCCTCGAGACGGTCCTCGTCGCGATCCGGAGCGACGTCAACGTCGACCACATCGCGCGACTGCTCCGGACCGTCCTCGACGGTACCGACCTCGAGGTGACGCTCTTCCACGTCGCCGGCGACGAGTCGCGTCGGGAGGCAGGGGCGGAACTGCTCGAGACGGCGCGCGACGCGCTGGTCGACGAGGGCGTCGCCCGCGACCGAATCGACCGGACGGTCGTCGTCGACGGCTCGCCGACGGAGGAGATCCTCGAGGCCGCGGCCGATCACGACCTGCTGGTCGTCGGCGAGAGCCGGCCGTCGATCCGTCGCTACGTCTTTCGGGACCGTGCCGAGCGGCTGGCCCGGGAAACGGTCGATCCAGTGCTCGTGATTCGCGGCGAGTACCTCGAGGCGCCAGCCGAGGAGAGCGACGGGGAACCGACCGACGAGGAACCCGCTGACGTGGTCGATACGGTTCGGAGAGCGGACGACGACGGGCCGGAGAGTCGAGACGACTGA
- a CDS encoding YihY/virulence factor BrkB family protein, producing the protein MDARRIYAVAREVAVVIDEHNVTFMAGSIAHAAFLSLLPLLLLLFIVAGAVGNEYLTEQLVAMARDHLSPAGQGLVYEALTHASKRGGASLIGLVSLLWGMLRIFRGVTTAFDELYADGENSFPEKLVNGAVVFAVILIATVGAGFGTTTLAAIDNPVVQAATPIALFVALSVGFFPMYYVFPDPDVSVRDALPGTLIAAGGWVVLETVFGIYVGLVNTVGTFETFGAVILLLIWLYGNALILLVGAAVNVVIGGHHAIDREDDRDSEDGNAQEPVGA; encoded by the coding sequence ATGGACGCGCGACGGATCTACGCCGTCGCCCGGGAGGTCGCCGTCGTCATCGACGAGCACAACGTGACGTTCATGGCGGGCAGCATCGCCCACGCCGCCTTTCTCTCCCTGTTGCCGCTGTTGCTCCTGCTGTTTATCGTCGCGGGCGCGGTCGGCAACGAGTACCTGACCGAACAGCTCGTCGCGATGGCGCGCGATCACCTGAGCCCCGCCGGCCAGGGGCTGGTCTACGAGGCGCTGACCCACGCCTCGAAACGCGGCGGCGCGTCGCTGATCGGGCTCGTCTCGCTGCTGTGGGGCATGCTGCGCATCTTCCGCGGTGTCACGACCGCGTTCGACGAACTCTACGCGGACGGGGAGAACTCGTTCCCGGAGAAGCTCGTCAACGGCGCCGTCGTCTTCGCGGTCATCCTGATCGCCACCGTCGGCGCCGGCTTCGGGACGACGACGCTGGCCGCGATCGACAACCCCGTCGTTCAGGCGGCGACGCCGATCGCCCTGTTCGTCGCCCTCTCGGTCGGATTCTTCCCGATGTACTACGTCTTCCCGGACCCGGACGTCTCGGTTCGCGACGCCCTCCCGGGAACGCTCATCGCCGCCGGCGGCTGGGTCGTCCTCGAGACCGTCTTCGGGATCTACGTCGGGCTGGTGAACACGGTCGGGACGTTCGAGACGTTCGGCGCGGTCATCCTGCTGTTGATCTGGCTCTACGGCAACGCACTGATCCTGCTGGTCGGCGCGGCGGTCAACGTCGTGATCGGCGGCCACCACGCGATCGACCGCGAGGACGACCGCGATTCCGAGGACGGGAACGCGCAGGAACCGGTCGGCGCGTGA